The Ruminococcus albus 7 = DSM 20455 genome has a window encoding:
- a CDS encoding sensor histidine kinase gives MTTVSYLVMLANILEQLMFVTLARTICDFKSSRIRYLGYFLLILTLLPVPILMNKPDFCSKEMGLILQLIYVFGRIPAYSVLFEEFSQRVLYIFLLSQWPPQIYLNICKAFIKDYELCNLIAFSADILILFLIFIYIKRKKIESMLHQIIKSLPKRLYINILLLLFIAAIFVMGETKPDHEHYYKKYILPSMMGLIVFLFSIVKISISEIEKKTTIDLLSKQVENEVKYYEKINTIYGEFRSFRHDFKNHVICLRSLIESNEKENALEYINEIEGLSSVEKKQYNTGNIIIDALLNDKNDRAAAINTKIVFSGMVPTTGISNVDLCIIMANAIDNAIEACAKDTSEKPKEINAEASFRQGYFFFKITNPIYEAVEIKSNNTITTSKSDKDRHGFGVTNILRTVQKYDGEAELSADDNKFTLDLNLVLKPEIIK, from the coding sequence ATGACCACCGTTTCTTATTTAGTAATGCTTGCAAACATCCTGGAACAGCTTATGTTCGTCACGCTTGCAAGAACAATTTGTGATTTCAAATCATCGCGTATCAGATATCTAGGCTATTTTCTGCTCATACTCACTCTGCTACCCGTGCCTATTCTTATGAACAAACCCGATTTCTGCTCTAAGGAAATGGGTCTGATATTACAATTAATTTATGTTTTCGGACGTATCCCCGCATACAGCGTATTATTCGAGGAATTCAGTCAGAGAGTTCTGTATATTTTCCTGCTGTCACAATGGCCGCCGCAGATATATCTGAATATTTGCAAGGCATTTATCAAAGATTATGAGCTCTGCAATCTTATCGCATTTTCTGCGGATATCCTTATTTTGTTCCTTATATTCATTTACATCAAAAGAAAAAAGATAGAGTCCATGCTTCATCAGATCATCAAATCACTGCCCAAAAGACTTTATATAAACATACTTTTACTTTTATTTATTGCGGCAATATTTGTAATGGGCGAAACAAAACCCGATCATGAACATTATTATAAAAAATACATCCTGCCTTCCATGATGGGACTGATAGTTTTTTTATTTTCTATAGTAAAGATAAGTATATCCGAGATCGAAAAAAAGACAACGATAGATCTGCTGTCAAAGCAGGTGGAAAATGAAGTAAAGTACTATGAAAAGATAAACACCATTTATGGCGAATTCAGAAGCTTTCGGCATGATTTCAAAAATCATGTTATCTGTCTGAGGAGCCTTATCGAATCAAACGAAAAAGAAAATGCTCTTGAATACATAAACGAGATAGAAGGTCTTTCCTCTGTCGAGAAAAAGCAGTACAACACAGGAAATATAATCATTGACGCACTTTTGAATGATAAAAACGACAGAGCAGCGGCAATAAATACTAAAATAGTATTCTCCGGAATGGTCCCCACAACCGGTATAAGCAACGTTGATCTGTGTATAATAATGGCAAATGCCATAGATAATGCAATTGAAGCCTGCGCCAAGGACACCTCAGAAAAGCCCAAGGAGATAAATGCGGAAGCAAGCTTCAGGCAGGGATATTTTTTCTTTAAGATCACAAATCCTATTTATGAAGCTGTGGAAATAAAAAGCAACAATACTATTACGACTTCAAAGAGCGATAAGGATCGTCACGGCTTCGGTGTAACGAATATTCTCCGCACTGTCCAAAAATACGACGGTGAAGCCGAACTGTCTGCCGATGATAATAAGTTTACACTGGATCTGAACCTGGTATTGAAACCCGAAATCATAAAATGA
- a CDS encoding huazacin family RiPP peptide: MELFELMAEEAWSWGAAICGGVCGLGGAAGCAAICGVDGPIPVADASAITASGTAAGGLGALAAGLAS; encoded by the coding sequence ATGGAATTATTTGAATTAATGGCAGAAGAAGCATGGAGCTGGGGAGCAGCAATTTGTGGAGGAGTTTGTGGTCTTGGCGGAGCAGCAGGTTGTGCAGCAATCTGTGGAGTTGATGGTCCTATCCCTGTAGCAGATGCAAGTGCAATTACAGCATCAGGTACAGCAGCAGGCGGACTTGGAGCTCTCGCAGCAGGTCTTGCATCATAA
- a CDS encoding radical SAM protein, with product MNNNCNICFKSDSNNEYVFDSDSSVIFEKSQYEKRIDKISKMKKTNQIQNKSYDSHDIEEYILKYGLGQMVLEVTNRCNFRCEYCIFSEHYQGHSKLENENMTLETAIRAIDMYMDLIEKGKIYNPERTPIIGFYGGEPLLNFDLVKKCVEYAKERYKGRVLFSITSNAYLLNDEASKFMAENDFMPIFSLDGPQKIHDSNRKLAGGKGTFERVYQNIRNYARVTNSIPMINSVYDYNTDMEELMEFWSEQNEMVLLSLSPVNPYDTDYYNSFDEKTVKTFFEKKLKLEKYFHELVAKKDDLTSKEKRELNFLNVFLGKPASSVYMKEMFKDPSRSIVKCTGSCVPGDKMFVNVHGDIYPCEKVDKTMIIGNLNSGLDYSVICGYMKEFEAKITSGCSNCSVKNVCSLCYQSLHCESGFCKNAQSCNNMRNSYKELLSRAVSLSEENPAWFSDFTTKYYKEIKELAVVLK from the coding sequence ATGAATAATAATTGTAATATCTGTTTTAAATCTGACAGTAATAATGAATATGTCTTTGATTCTGATTCATCTGTTATTTTTGAAAAAAGTCAGTATGAGAAAAGAATCGACAAGATCAGTAAAATGAAAAAGACAAATCAAATTCAGAATAAAAGTTATGACAGTCATGACATTGAAGAATATATACTTAAGTACGGACTTGGTCAAATGGTTCTGGAAGTGACTAACCGCTGTAATTTCAGATGCGAGTACTGTATTTTTTCTGAGCATTATCAAGGACACAGTAAACTTGAAAATGAAAATATGACATTAGAAACAGCGATAAGGGCTATAGATATGTATATGGACCTTATTGAAAAAGGTAAGATATACAATCCAGAACGCACCCCTATAATAGGATTTTATGGTGGAGAACCCCTTCTGAATTTTGATCTTGTAAAAAAATGTGTTGAATATGCCAAAGAGCGTTATAAAGGGAGAGTTTTATTTTCAATAACGTCTAACGCGTATCTGCTGAATGACGAAGCAAGTAAATTTATGGCTGAAAATGATTTTATGCCGATATTCAGTCTGGATGGACCGCAAAAAATACATGATAGTAATAGAAAACTTGCCGGTGGTAAAGGAACATTCGAAAGAGTGTATCAGAATATAAGAAATTATGCACGTGTCACTAACAGTATTCCTATGATAAATAGTGTATATGACTATAATACTGATATGGAAGAACTGATGGAGTTCTGGTCTGAACAGAATGAAATGGTGCTTCTGTCTCTTTCTCCGGTAAATCCTTACGATACAGATTATTACAATAGTTTTGATGAGAAAACGGTAAAGACCTTTTTTGAAAAGAAACTGAAGCTCGAAAAGTACTTTCATGAACTGGTGGCTAAAAAAGATGACCTGACTTCAAAGGAAAAAAGAGAACTTAATTTTTTAAATGTTTTTCTTGGAAAGCCCGCGTCTTCTGTTTATATGAAAGAAATGTTCAAAGATCCTTCAAGAAGTATAGTGAAGTGTACCGGAAGCTGTGTCCCAGGAGATAAGATGTTTGTTAATGTCCATGGTGATATATATCCATGTGAAAAAGTTGATAAAACAATGATCATAGGTAATTTAAACAGTGGTCTTGATTATTCAGTTATATGCGGATATATGAAGGAATTTGAAGCTAAAATAACTTCAGGATGCAGTAACTGCAGTGTAAAAAACGTATGCAGTTTATGTTATCAGTCACTGCACTGTGAAAGCGGATTCTGCAAAAATGCACAAAGCTGCAATAATATGAGGAATAGTTATAAAGAACTCCTTTCAAGAGCTGTTTCACTGTCAGAAGAGAATCCTGCGTGGTTTTCAGATTTTACTACAAAATATTACAAAGAAATTAAAGAATTGGCTGTGGTGCTTAAATGA
- a CDS encoding ABC transporter ATP-binding protein — protein MDNVIEFKNVYKKYDSVNVLENVSFSVKKHDVFGYIGPNGAGKTTSIRLITGLLEPTQGEVKVFGEIPEKNNIKSKIGFCYDNDGLYTNLTAFENMCFFDIVYNDAKGRDKRINELLALVGLEKAVNRRVSEFSRGMKKRLGLARALICSPEILILDEPMIGLDPEGQADIKRIINNIKDKCTIFLSSHNLNDVEELCNRVAILEHRILTDGLLSDILADDTPVVKVTLNEPCTYERLSGLLGSGASDIEISDKTVRIRFSQKPDLNTVTGFLIDKKIGFKEIGIVNSSLREKYFSLVDGENHEHAGN, from the coding sequence ATGGATAATGTGATCGAATTTAAAAACGTATACAAAAAATATGATTCTGTAAACGTTCTGGAAAATGTAAGCTTTTCTGTGAAAAAACATGATGTATTTGGGTATATCGGTCCTAATGGTGCGGGAAAAACTACTTCCATTCGTCTTATAACAGGACTCCTTGAACCTACTCAGGGAGAAGTGAAAGTATTTGGAGAAATACCAGAAAAGAATAACATCAAATCCAAAATAGGCTTTTGTTATGATAATGATGGCCTTTATACTAATCTTACTGCTTTTGAAAATATGTGTTTTTTCGATATAGTGTATAACGATGCTAAGGGAAGAGACAAGAGGATAAATGAACTTCTTGCACTGGTAGGGCTTGAAAAGGCAGTGAACAGGAGAGTGAGCGAGTTTTCAAGAGGAATGAAAAAACGTCTTGGTCTTGCCAGAGCACTTATCTGTTCACCAGAGATCCTTATACTTGATGAACCTATGATAGGTCTTGATCCTGAAGGGCAGGCCGATATAAAACGTATCATTAATAATATAAAAGATAAATGTACGATATTTCTGAGCTCACATAATCTTAATGATGTGGAGGAGCTTTGCAACAGAGTTGCAATACTTGAGCATCGTATACTTACCGATGGACTTCTTTCCGATATCCTTGCAGATGATACTCCTGTTGTAAAAGTAACTTTGAATGAGCCGTGCACGTATGAACGGTTATCTGGCCTTCTTGGATCAGGAGCAAGTGATATTGAAATATCAGATAAAACAGTAAGAATCAGATTCAGCCAGAAACCGGACCTGAATACTGTAACAGGTTTTCTTATCGATAAAAAGATTGGATTTAAAGAAATTGGTATAGTGAACAGTAGTTTAAGAGAAAAATATTTCAGTTTAGTGGATGGAGAGAATCATGAACATGCAGGCAATTAA
- a CDS encoding CPBP family intramembrane glutamic endopeptidase gives MLSTVGYTLWKQRKTRAGSDANTGILSFIILLTVMLCWGLLMRVLIGSQISEGYNEYLRNFTVTSGTFFVLLNGLIIGPISEEIYYRCFYGEMFMSWTDKMKYSAVFTIFITAISFSLSHISIYSNDLMKMIQVFPIGIILGYVNYKKGVLYSIPMHILYNTGLLLIR, from the coding sequence GTGCTTTCAACTGTAGGATATACCCTCTGGAAACAGAGAAAAACAAGAGCGGGATCAGATGCAAATACAGGTATATTAAGTTTTATAATACTGCTGACAGTTATGCTGTGCTGGGGACTGCTCATGCGTGTTCTTATTGGATCTCAGATTTCTGAAGGCTATAATGAATATTTAAGAAATTTCACAGTCACTTCCGGAACCTTTTTTGTTTTGCTTAATGGTCTGATCATAGGTCCGATATCTGAGGAAATTTACTACAGATGCTTTTACGGTGAAATGTTCATGTCATGGACAGACAAAATGAAATACTCCGCAGTCTTTACAATTTTTATTACTGCAATAAGTTTTTCTTTAAGCCATATCAGCATTTATTCAAATGATCTTATGAAAATGATCCAGGTTTTCCCTATAGGCATCATACTTGGATATGTGAATTATAAAAAAGGCGTTTTATATTCTATCCCGATGCATATACTTTACAATACCGGATTATTGCTGATCAGGTGA